The Kogia breviceps isolate mKogBre1 chromosome 19, mKogBre1 haplotype 1, whole genome shotgun sequence genome contains the following window.
TTCGGGGCACCAGGCTTAGCCCCTCAAGCCTTCCCCTTGCCCTCGAAAGCAAGGAGACTCGGGGTTATGGGCGAGAgagaagggaaactgaggcatcgtCTGGCCGAGAGTTTGTGGTCCAGGCCCACCCCCTTTCACTTTCGGGGAGCCCCCGTCAGTCGGGCCCCGCTCTTCCGAGTCCCTGGCCTCAACCTCCCAGGCAGAGAGACCCCCCGGCCCGGAGACCCCGCCCCAGCCACTCACCCGGGCAGCGGTCCGGCCGCGCGGGCCACCCCCCGCACAGTCGCACCTTGGACAGCAGGATGAGGAGCTGCTTCTGGCAAAGGGACTTGGTGCCGCGGGGACACACGCGCCGCTGCGCCGACACGGGCCGGCTGCCCCCGGGCTCGTGGACCTCCCGCTTCTGCCGGATCAGGCTGCTGGCCAGTGCCGCCATGGCGCCCCGGGAGGAGACACCCCAAAACAGGCAGGCTCCCGGAGCGCGCTGGGCACCCCCAGAGAAGCCCGCTAGCTCACCAGAACATGCTCTTGACTCCGGTCCGACTCGCCGCCTCACCCACGGGACCTGAGGATAAGCCCTAGACGACCCCCACTCCAGGCACCAGCTCCCACCCTTGGGCCTCGTGCTAGCTTCGCCAGACCCAGCAGCCTATGTACCTCTTAGTTGATCCCACCCTCGACCTTTGCCCCCCACAGAAAACTCCCCCTTCCCTGATCTCCAGTGTCCCTGTCCCCCACTAACACTATCCCAAAGCCAAGACCCTCACATTTTCCAGGATGTGGTTCCAATATGCCCAGGCACCTTTCCACCCTATTTCCGGGCCCTTCACTCCTGCCAAAGCCACTCTTGTAATTTTAAGGGTGTGGGTCCTTAGCTTTGGGGATATTAGctcaccccacccctgctggGGTGCTGCCAGTGTCTAGGAAGAACGCAACCTTGGTGTCTTTTCCTTTGCCACCCTCTAAGTGAAGAATCCCCCACTTCTTTTCAATGAAATCCCCAAAAAACTATGCCTTGAAATATCCAGACTGTCGCCAATCAGCAAGAAGAGGTTCCTAGACCCTGTCTCTGGACGATACCGGTTTTTACCAAGTCACCCCCATTTCTAGTGGCACAGAGTTCCAGCTGCTGAGCCCCTTTCCTCACCTTGTTACCCTCCACTCCTTTTGAAGTCACCTCCAAATCCGCCCTTCCTAGTGGTTACACTAGGTGGTTGTCTGGAGGGCCCTCTGTCACCTCGGAATAAGGAGCATaggtttttggcttttttttttctggcagccCCTAATTTCCTCGGGGACAGCTGGTGCTGTTGAGATCCCACGCCCTCCAATCCAACCAGCCCCCCGAGAGAGGAGTGCACCCACGTTGTCACGGGTCCCCAAATGTGAACAGACCCGCTATAAGTCAGAGCGCATCAGAGCTTTCTGCGACAGGGCTTCCTTGTCCTCCCCGGGACTGCCTATAGCACCCCCTCTTCCTTCCCCGACGCCCCTCAACCTGTCCTGTCTTGTCGATCCGGGGACGGCTGGCGCTGGCTCCGGTTCCAGGCTCCTCCCTCCCTGTACCCCGCAAGCGGAGCTTCCCCCCACGCCCGGCTGCGCGTCCCGGACCCCAGGAAGGAGTGAGGGTGTCTCCGCAGAGCGCCCTGGTCTGGCGAAGTAAGCACTGGGCCTGGCGGCTGGACCAAGCggagcggcggcagcggcggcagcggtagcggctgtgggaagctgaggcggcggcggcggcggcgacagcAGCTCCCCCCTCCTCCGAGAGCCGgcccgggggcggggcagggggcggaGACGCCGGGAAAGAAGGGGGGGGTGAAGCTGGGCGGGCGGAACCCCGGGGTTCCTTGGAGGCAGGGAGTGGCGACGGTCTTAGAGACAGGCGGAGCTGAGGCAAGGCCGCATGTCTCGGGGTTCAGAGGAGGAGGGACAAGGAGGCGACTCCACTGAATGGAACTCCGGATGGGGGGAGAGGTTGGGCTTACATAGATGGAATGGCGGATGCCCCGAGAATGGAGAAAGGGACCCTACTGCCCGGGATGGAGGACAGAACTGGATGAGGAAGGTGGGGAGAATAACTGAAGAGATAGCGGTGGTGGTGAGGTCTAGCCTGGGGTGAAATCCGGCCTCCTTAATATGTCTGCTTTTGTGTGAGACAAATTGGTCAGTCCCAGGTCTCCATACCTTTCTCCTTTACACGTTTTTTCAGCAGATATATTACCGCCATCCCTATTGACTCCTAAGAGAAAAGACCATAAGAACTGGCGGGAGATGGACGCCAGAGGCTGCACCGGAGTAGGAGGGGTGCTGGCCACAGATTTGGAAAGTGGAGAGGCCAGAATGGGACGACTGTGCCAGAGATGGGGCGGGAGGAGCGTGGGAGGAAGCGGAGGAACCGGCGAGGAGGCCTTCTAGAACGGGTTCTTCGGGCCCAAGGCGCTCAGCCTGTCTCCCAGGTGAGGGGAGAGCAGTCCCCTCCACATCCCGCTTTCCAACAGAAGCACATTCCAGGTTAGTAGGGAACAGCGTCTTTAATGGGCCCCGCCTCCCACGCCGGCTAAGCCGCCCCCCTTGCGTGCAGCCTTGGCCTCTTCCACAGCGGCGCGCAGGGCGCGGGCAGGGTCCCTGCGAAGCAGGGCCAACGCCCCGAGCAGCGAAGCGGCGCCGTCCCCCGCACGGAGCTTTTGGCCACTCAGAAAATAGTGGGGCAGCGTCCCGGCCTCGAGCACCCGGCCCAGCTCATCCAGCAGCCCGAGGCAGCAGGCGCCCGCATTCTCGGGTCGCGCCAGATAGAGCGCGGGCAGCCGCTCGCAAGCCCAGTAGAGCAACGTCCGCAGGAGGTAGGGCGCCGCGACCCTGGTCCCGGCCACCAGCGGGCGCAGCAGCGCCTGGGCCGCCGCGTGCGCTTGCAGCAGGGGAACGGGTATGCGCGTCTTGAGCGCCAGCTCTTGGCGGGCGAAGCAGAGCTGCCAGCCGGAGGCGCCCGGCCGCTctgtgccgccgccgccgccgccgggcacCAGGTAGAAGGAAGACGACTCCGAGGCCAGCGCGCCGGCCCACGAGTGGCTCCGAGCCCCCTGGGGCCAGCCGGCCACGGACACCACGGGGATCAAGTCGAAAAGCAGGAGGCGGCGCGGGGGCCCGGGCGTAGCCAGGAGGATGGTGGTGACCCCCGCGTGGCGGGCGGCGTGGACCAAACGCGGAGCACCCGGGACCGGAAACAGGGACTCAGCGACCGCAGCCAGCGAAGCAAAGAACCAGGCAGCCACCTGGGCGGGGCACAATGTGGGCCATGCCTCTGGAGCCTCCGACGGCAGTGGCACTGGGCTAACTGGCACTGGGCTAACGTCGGCTGCGTTGGTGACGTCACCATTCGTTTTTTTCAGTGGTGAGGGAAAGTCAACATCGGTTACGTCTTGTTGAGGCAACTCTGGCACTGAAACATTGCTAGGTGATTTTTCCAAAGACGCGTGTGCCTCAGGCTCAGTGACGTCACCGTGTAGCTGGTCCACGGAGATTTGCGGATCCTTGGGAGTTTCTTTGCTTTGGGCTGGGTGGATCGAATCACGTCCTCCTGGGACTGGGGGTCCTAGGCAATCCTGCCATGCCTCCCGGACCGAGGTTCCGCGTACCTGCTCTGGGAGGAAGAGCCATGCGTAACAGGATCCCACGTCCGGTTGCAGCTCCTGCCCAGTGCCATCTAGCGAAAGCACGGGCACCAGGAGTGTGAAGCCGGCGTCGTAGTGAGGTCCCCGAGCATAGGGACCTAGAAGCGCAGGCCCCAGATCCAGGGAGCCCTCGCGAATCCCGCCACGAAGCAGCAAGAGCTCTGCCTGAGGAGGAAAGCGAGGGTCCCGGCGGTGAACGAGACCTAAGGAAAGGGAAAGGATCGTAAAGGCGTGATCCAGAACCGGGGCGGGGTGAGGCGGAGCTGAGGGCTGCAAGTTCCCGAAGGCTGAGAGGGTTACTTACcaagcaaagagaaaacaaagtccTTGGCCTGGAGGAGATCTGGTCCTGGCTTGGGACCTTCACTCCAGCTCGCCTGCACACCCAGTTCCTGGATCAACTGGGTTAGTTCTTGCAGCTGCGCCCCAGAGCAGAAGTCGATGTCCGTGAGCggccgggctggggctgggggcggtgGGCCCCACCAGGGAGCACTCCCCCAGACCGCAGAAGCCATATGGCTCTGTCGTTTGGGGGCTAGGAAATACACAGACGGGAGGAATCCCAGACGACCCGTTCCTTTTGCTGTGGAAAACTGGCCCCCGTTCTTTTCTCTTCCAGAGGCCAAGAGGGTTCCTAAGACACAGTCCGCCAATGAGTCTGCAGACGAAGGGCCCTAAATTTAGTCTTGAAAGCGAACAAATAAATACCTCCTCCATCCTTGCCCTTTTCTCATATGCTGGTCCCCGCCCCCATGGAACGGTTCACCTGACTCAGCAGGTAGAAAGTAGCTGTTTGGCCCCTCCTAAGGAATGCAATAGCCTCCTTCACTGCCCCTTGCCTACGTCCCCTTACCTCTTTTGCAGAAGAGGCTAGTGGTTTGCGGCTTCCTTCTCAGGGGTAGCTACAAAGGCTGGGAAGAGAATGGATAGGAAGATTCAACAGGTAACTTCTTCCTGCTGCCTGCAAGGCCACGCCCCTAAATCATAACCACGCCCCTTTCTGGAGGCTGTCGGGGTGGTTCCGGACCAGCCCGGCCTCCAGTCAGAGTTCAGTCACTCCTTTCGCTCTGCAGAGATCTCGCGGCTATCCTGGGAGTTGTAGTTTGTCTTCAAAGCTACCAGGGAGTTGGGGCCACGCCCCCACATCCTTTCCTGTTCCGTTGAAGTAGTGCGTGATGGAAGTTGTAGTTTCTATGGAGATAAACTATTCTGTGTCTTTACGATAAACTATTCTGTGTCTTTACAAGGCCAGGTCAACCACACAAACACTCCTTGGGGTTAGAACAGAGGCCTAATAGGATGGATCTGAATAGCAAACAATAATGAGGGACATAC
Protein-coding sequences here:
- the TMEM102 gene encoding transmembrane protein 102; this encodes MASAVWGSAPWWGPPPPAPARPLTDIDFCSGAQLQELTQLIQELGVQASWSEGPKPGPDLLQAKDFVFSLLGLVHRRDPRFPPQAELLLLRGGIREGSLDLGPALLGPYARGPHYDAGFTLLVPVLSLDGTGQELQPDVGSCYAWLFLPEQVRGTSVREAWQDCLGPPVPGGRDSIHPAQSKETPKDPQISVDQLHGDVTEPEAHASLEKSPSNVSVPELPQQDVTDVDFPSPLKKTNGDVTNAADVSPVPVSPVPLPSEAPEAWPTLCPAQVAAWFFASLAAVAESLFPVPGAPRLVHAARHAGVTTILLATPGPPRRLLLFDLIPVVSVAGWPQGARSHSWAGALASESSSFYLVPGGGGGGTERPGASGWQLCFARQELALKTRIPVPLLQAHAAAQALLRPLVAGTRVAAPYLLRTLLYWACERLPALYLARPENAGACCLGLLDELGRVLEAGTLPHYFLSGQKLRAGDGAASLLGALALLRRDPARALRAAVEEAKAARKGGGLAGVGGGAH